In the genome of Gloeotrichia echinulata CP02, one region contains:
- a CDS encoding DUF2157 domain-containing protein — protein MLFDNFRRQLRQEARIWQDEGIIDEELYQQLAQRYQFNYLETAARERFVFILIAVGVILLGLGVITFVAANWQALSREVKLTLLLSIFLVTNIAGFSLWKQPRSNNIASNSQKRRQHILGEGLLILGALTIGANMALSSQIFHISGSIYELFVAWGLAVLLMAYSLRLSSLGLLSLILLMIGYSTSSSFGWSVGLDEFNWTKLVMEHLPLVSGLLFVPLAYWCRSRWIFRIAAIAFIISWQFQFRSLEVLQYRDAPSWLVIATFTIPPALLWSYDDLLFGQITSRLFQPFARALASVVFSITFYLLSYRWLWETRSSDYQTRFASSPLATWLPLIDVSIFAVVALWQWWHLLRQTRNREARGMDIKTIVIAGLIVTTAVIIFLHQAITPIAIIPIIAFNVLLAVFSFGVILEALELGKRRGFWCGMVLLTLQIMTRMLEYDTSLLLKSLVFVLCGVVVIVAGLWFERYVASLGTTTSNGNQR, from the coding sequence ATGTTATTTGATAATTTTCGCCGCCAGTTGCGACAAGAAGCACGAATATGGCAAGACGAAGGTATTATTGATGAGGAATTATACCAGCAACTCGCCCAACGCTATCAATTTAATTATCTAGAAACCGCTGCTCGTGAACGGTTCGTTTTTATTCTGATTGCAGTCGGAGTCATATTATTAGGCTTAGGTGTTATTACTTTTGTCGCAGCAAACTGGCAAGCTTTAAGCAGGGAAGTTAAGTTAACACTATTATTAAGTATATTCCTAGTCACAAATATTGCTGGCTTTAGCTTGTGGAAACAACCTAGAAGTAATAATATTGCCTCCAATAGCCAAAAACGCCGCCAACATATTTTGGGAGAAGGCTTGCTAATTTTAGGAGCGTTGACAATAGGCGCAAATATGGCGCTGTCGTCGCAGATATTTCATATTAGCGGTTCAATTTACGAACTGTTTGTAGCTTGGGGATTAGCTGTTTTGCTCATGGCGTACAGTTTGCGGTTAAGTTCCTTGGGTCTGCTGTCTCTGATATTATTGATGATAGGCTATTCCACATCATCCTCCTTTGGTTGGTCGGTGGGACTAGATGAATTTAACTGGACAAAGCTAGTAATGGAACATCTACCCCTAGTCTCAGGATTACTGTTTGTCCCCCTAGCTTACTGGTGTCGTTCCCGGTGGATTTTTAGAATAGCCGCGATCGCATTTATCATCTCATGGCAATTCCAGTTTAGATCCTTAGAAGTCCTGCAATATAGAGATGCTCCCTCCTGGCTGGTTATAGCCACTTTCACTATTCCCCCAGCATTATTATGGAGTTATGATGACTTGCTGTTTGGGCAAATCACTTCTAGGTTGTTTCAGCCTTTTGCACGGGCTTTAGCCTCAGTGGTTTTCAGCATCACGTTTTATCTACTGTCTTACCGTTGGTTGTGGGAAACTCGCTCTTCTGATTATCAAACAAGATTCGCCAGCAGTCCCCTAGCAACCTGGCTTCCCTTGATCGATGTAAGTATATTCGCCGTTGTAGCCCTATGGCAATGGTGGCATTTGCTACGCCAAACCCGCAACCGAGAAGCCAGGGGGATGGATATTAAGACTATAGTCATTGCTGGCTTAATTGTCACCACCGCTGTAATTATCTTCCTCCATCAAGCCATCACCCCCATTGCGATCATTCCCATCATCGCTTTTAACGTCCTTTTGGCAGTGTTCAGTTTCGGAGTGATTCTGGAAGCCCTAGAGTTAGGAAAAAGACGCGGCTTTTGGTGTGGTATGGTATTATTAACTCTACAAATTATGACGCGAATGCTGGAGTATGACACCAGCTTACTCTTAAAATCCCTTGTTTTTGTCTTGTGTGGTGTGGTTGTAATTGTTGCGGGACTATGGTTTGAACGCTATGTAGCATCATTAGGAACTACAACAAGTAATGGGAATCAGCGGTAG
- a CDS encoding tetratricopeptide repeat protein has protein sequence MVLKSKNPVVFALILKSALVFSPLLLSAGMSSGQTPPVSPLVTSTTVISNREREELGRLREEKRIREQVQTDFDRAFGRTTMLLNVWLVILSLFPVAVIALFWLLRRVAIREIVDRAMEQLQGLENLQNQLTLVKQDAENAIQEVRNISHELETEANLLQEKLKTEQQNISTLTSELSQSKENISRQLETEIRNIQNNILNLEAQFKSQLAEYELNAEEQRNLTVSNLGKLAAQFKSQLSEYESTAEQEIDSLEKSRSEFSYQLSQFQGDAQQKKDTVVGNLEKLQREFATQLSQLQVDAQQRQEITLLNLGELAALFKSQISGLQAETEQEKDNIIKDLGRLQSQFAMQLSELQIDAQQRKELIIEDLEKFGSEFTSQFSELQLHAQQQKIKILEKLEKLETEFVSHLSDLQIDAQQRSDEIVQELAEITSTSMREDVTPEVVEKIAESPLVEVTADDYVNQGDMLFSQKRYEEAIAVYNKAVKIQPNLPVAWLKRGLSLVRLQRYKEAIASYDQAIQIKPDYHQAWCDRGVAFGNLGKHQEAFAAFDQASQIKPDDAVAWLNRGLSLLELERYEEAIDSFDQALQFQPESAKIWDKRGYTLVRLGRDEEAIASFEKTLEINPKHASAYYNTAACYALQKQVELALKNLRQAINLNPRYKDEAATDIDFDDIAADPLFLQLIASDT, from the coding sequence ATGGTTTTAAAGAGCAAAAATCCAGTCGTCTTCGCCTTAATTTTGAAAAGCGCCCTTGTCTTTTCGCCCTTGTTGTTGTCTGCTGGGATGAGTAGTGGACAAACTCCGCCAGTTTCCCCCCTGGTGACTTCTACTACGGTAATCTCGAATCGGGAACGGGAAGAATTGGGACGACTGCGAGAAGAAAAGCGCATCCGCGAGCAAGTACAAACTGATTTTGATCGCGCTTTCGGTCGGACAACGATGTTACTCAATGTCTGGCTCGTGATATTAAGTTTATTTCCTGTGGCTGTAATTGCTTTATTTTGGTTATTACGCCGTGTCGCGATTCGGGAAATTGTTGATCGAGCAATGGAACAGCTACAGGGGCTAGAAAATTTACAAAATCAGCTAACTCTGGTTAAGCAAGATGCTGAAAATGCTATTCAAGAGGTGAGAAACATCTCCCATGAATTAGAAACCGAAGCGAATTTACTGCAAGAAAAGTTAAAAACTGAGCAGCAAAATATATCTACACTGACATCTGAGTTATCCCAATCTAAGGAGAATATCAGCCGACAATTAGAAACAGAAATTAGAAATATTCAAAATAATATATTAAATTTAGAAGCGCAATTTAAATCTCAACTAGCTGAATACGAGTTAAATGCTGAAGAACAAAGGAATTTAACCGTCAGCAATCTGGGTAAATTAGCAGCGCAATTTAAATCTCAACTGTCTGAATACGAGTCAACTGCTGAACAAGAAATTGATAGTCTGGAAAAATCCAGGTCTGAATTTAGTTATCAACTTTCACAATTTCAGGGAGATGCTCAACAGAAAAAGGATACAGTTGTAGGAAATTTAGAAAAATTGCAGAGGGAATTTGCTACACAACTTTCTCAATTACAGGTAGATGCTCAACAACGCCAAGAGATAACGCTGTTAAATCTCGGAGAATTAGCGGCTTTATTTAAATCACAAATATCTGGGTTACAAGCTGAGACCGAACAAGAAAAGGATAACATTATTAAAGATTTAGGTAGATTACAGTCACAATTTGCGATGCAATTATCAGAATTACAAATAGATGCTCAACAACGCAAAGAGCTAATTATTGAAGATTTAGAAAAATTTGGTTCTGAGTTTACATCCCAATTTTCTGAATTGCAATTACATGCTCAACAACAAAAAATTAAAATTCTGGAAAAATTAGAAAAATTAGAGACAGAATTTGTATCCCATCTCTCGGATTTACAAATAGATGCTCAACAACGAAGTGATGAAATTGTTCAAGAACTGGCGGAAATTACATCTACATCGATGCGGGAGGATGTAACCCCTGAAGTTGTTGAAAAAATAGCCGAATCCCCACTGGTGGAAGTCACTGCTGATGATTATGTCAATCAGGGAGATATGCTATTCTCGCAAAAGCGCTATGAAGAAGCGATCGCCGTTTATAACAAAGCCGTTAAAATCCAGCCTAATCTACCTGTTGCTTGGTTAAAACGGGGCTTAAGTCTGGTAAGATTGCAACGCTACAAAGAGGCGATCGCATCCTATGACCAGGCTATTCAAATTAAACCAGATTATCATCAAGCTTGGTGCGATCGCGGTGTAGCTTTCGGTAATTTAGGAAAACATCAAGAAGCTTTTGCTGCTTTCGATCAAGCCAGCCAAATTAAACCTGATGATGCCGTTGCTTGGTTAAATCGTGGTCTGTCTCTGCTAGAATTAGAACGATATGAAGAGGCAATAGACTCCTTTGACCAAGCGCTGCAATTCCAACCAGAATCGGCGAAAATCTGGGATAAACGAGGCTATACCTTAGTTCGCTTGGGGCGCGATGAAGAGGCGATCGCTAGTTTTGAGAAAACACTAGAAATTAATCCAAAACATGCCAGCGCCTATTATAACACAGCCGCCTGTTATGCACTGCAAAAACAAGTTGAATTAGCTTTAAAAAATCTGCGACAGGCAATTAACCTGAATCCCAGATACAAAGACGAAGCAGCAACTGATATAGATTTCGATGATATTGCTGCTGATCCGCTCTTCCTACAGTTGATTGCTTCCGACACCTAA
- a CDS encoding porin, with translation MHTIKIISCALLSIAFGSLSYASEGVELVSAEEPVIPEVLQQRSPVSTQAKDLQTEAPLVVTSETAKKIVQQPSPGSTPTKVESDRPLSPLQQPPTQLHNLETANQLPKGAFQAEAGWLQVLPTDDSVSGTGLETYQLSFDWGVTDNLQIGFTGDIFDDYIRCSVRSECVDFTTVSYGTKLKYRLINENRWSVGVAGTAQLLNVSGNGKIFNNSPNKSFLAVNPVGALHFPTTYKASPSLQLHFTPGVVFFPDKIEGGDFFGTFFNIGTGFSWQTTKRVNLFANIQAPLGPGGNAYSSKDASIYRKLLWTFGVDYALNPRMAAELYATNSYGATPTTGLLAFIPDGNDLLLGIRFKHVFDFGQGYAANFTDSPQAPLSDRDRTLLFDGLTLASANTLQTSKFQVRGGLQTHGGSSFALAYGLTNDAQFELIVDQFASSGRFSIQDISGPGVKIGGAIKLKFLDQARGDLVTLGFKLAGISDTALQGGGIVGSVYTELPITYQFSPQTAIFMNPKGGFFGKTTRSGVGIGINQAIGDKLQLIGEFTPIFEGKTGIWSTGLRYLPNSGLGFDLFAGNAIGRSGLGTVTADPAGTNVGFSINWGI, from the coding sequence ATGCATACAATCAAAATCATTTCCTGTGCTTTGCTTTCTATCGCCTTTGGGAGTCTAAGTTATGCATCTGAGGGGGTGGAGTTAGTTTCTGCTGAGGAACCGGTAATTCCAGAAGTTTTGCAACAGCGATCGCCTGTGAGTACTCAAGCCAAAGATTTGCAGACAGAGGCGCCGCTAGTTGTTACTTCGGAAACCGCCAAAAAAATAGTACAACAACCATCGCCTGGTAGCACTCCCACCAAGGTAGAATCAGACAGACCGCTTTCCCCATTGCAACAACCACCAACCCAATTACATAATTTAGAAACAGCCAATCAGCTACCAAAGGGTGCATTTCAGGCGGAAGCGGGTTGGCTACAAGTTCTACCAACGGATGATTCTGTTTCGGGGACAGGTTTGGAAACCTATCAGTTGAGTTTTGACTGGGGAGTAACAGACAATCTGCAGATAGGTTTCACAGGTGATATATTCGATGATTATATACGATGCTCCGTCAGAAGTGAGTGTGTTGACTTTACAACTGTAAGTTATGGAACTAAATTAAAATATCGATTAATCAACGAAAATCGTTGGTCTGTAGGTGTTGCAGGCACAGCGCAGTTATTGAACGTATCTGGTAATGGTAAAATTTTTAACAATAGCCCCAATAAATCATTTTTAGCCGTTAATCCCGTCGGCGCTTTACATTTCCCCACTACCTATAAAGCATCTCCAAGTCTGCAACTGCATTTCACTCCTGGAGTTGTGTTCTTTCCTGATAAAATTGAGGGAGGGGATTTTTTTGGGACTTTTTTCAACATTGGTACAGGATTTAGCTGGCAAACCACAAAAAGAGTCAACTTATTTGCTAATATTCAAGCACCCTTGGGACCGGGAGGCAATGCTTATAGTTCCAAAGACGCCTCTATCTATCGCAAGTTATTGTGGACTTTTGGTGTAGATTACGCCCTGAATCCCAGAATGGCCGCCGAACTTTACGCTACCAACAGTTATGGTGCGACACCAACCACAGGCTTATTGGCGTTTATTCCTGATGGAAATGATTTATTGTTGGGAATTCGCTTTAAGCATGTTTTTGATTTTGGACAAGGGTATGCAGCAAATTTTACTGATAGTCCCCAAGCACCATTATCTGACCGCGACCGCACATTGCTTTTTGATGGATTGACACTTGCGAGTGCTAACACTCTCCAAACCAGCAAATTCCAAGTTAGAGGAGGACTACAGACACATGGTGGTTCTAGTTTCGCCCTAGCCTATGGCTTGACAAATGATGCACAGTTTGAACTGATTGTTGATCAATTTGCATCAAGCGGACGCTTTTCTATTCAAGATATATCAGGGCCTGGAGTCAAAATTGGCGGTGCGATCAAACTGAAGTTTTTAGATCAAGCACGAGGCGATCTTGTCACCCTTGGTTTTAAATTAGCAGGAATCAGCGACACAGCTTTGCAAGGAGGTGGTATCGTCGGTTCTGTGTATACAGAGTTACCTATCACCTATCAATTCAGTCCCCAAACTGCGATATTTATGAATCCCAAGGGAGGATTTTTTGGCAAAACTACCCGCAGTGGGGTGGGAATTGGAATTAACCAAGCTATCGGGGATAAGTTGCAATTGATTGGCGAATTTACGCCGATCTTTGAAGGAAAAACAGGTATTTGGAGTACTGGCTTGCGGTATTTACCAAATTCGGGATTAGGATTTGACCTGTTTGCTGGTAATGCAATTGGACGAAGTGGCTTAGGAACGGTAACAGCAGACCCCGCAGGTACTAATGTCGGATTCAGCATCAATTGGGGAATTTGA
- a CDS encoding Fur family transcriptional regulator: MRAIRTRSQERILNLLKTIKQGISAQDIYVELRNRNQSMGLATVYRSLEALKMEGLVQVRTLANGEALYSLSQQDKHHLTCLQCGVSIPINQCPVHDLEDQLQDRHKFKIFYHTLEFFGLCRQCQLHQAAEIGHQ; encoded by the coding sequence ATGAGAGCCATACGCACCCGCAGTCAAGAGCGGATTTTGAACCTGCTGAAAACCATTAAACAAGGCATTTCCGCCCAGGATATTTACGTTGAATTGCGTAATCGGAATCAGAGCATGGGTTTAGCAACAGTGTACCGCTCCTTGGAAGCCTTAAAAATGGAAGGACTGGTGCAGGTAAGGACTTTGGCTAATGGTGAAGCCCTCTATAGCCTATCGCAACAAGATAAACACCACCTCACTTGCCTGCAATGTGGTGTCTCAATTCCGATTAATCAATGTCCTGTCCATGACCTGGAAGACCAGTTACAGGACAGACATAAGTTTAAAATTTTTTACCACACTCTTGAGTTTTTTGGTTTGTGTCGCCAATGTCAGCTTCATCAAGCGGCTGAGATTGGTCATCAGTAA
- the purS gene encoding phosphoribosylformylglycinamidine synthase subunit PurS, with product MQRKYLAKIFVTLRPSVLDPAGVAVQSGLVQLGYDNVEQVRIGKYIELTIISTDETKARQNLNSICDQMLANPVIENYRFDLIEVETQTGVF from the coding sequence GTGCAAAGGAAGTATTTAGCCAAAATTTTCGTCACTCTTCGTCCTTCAGTTTTAGACCCTGCTGGTGTAGCTGTACAATCTGGTCTAGTGCAGCTCGGATACGACAACGTAGAGCAGGTGAGGATTGGTAAGTACATTGAATTGACCATCATCTCGACTGATGAAACCAAAGCCCGTCAAAACCTCAATAGCATCTGTGACCAAATGTTAGCAAATCCGGTAATTGAAAATTATCGCTTTGATTTGATTGAAGTCGAAACACAGACCGGCGTGTTTTGA
- the purQ gene encoding phosphoribosylformylglycinamidine synthase subunit PurQ — protein sequence MTKFGVLVFPGSNCDRDVAYVTRDLLEQPTRMIWHQETDIADVDVVVIPGGFSYGDYLRCGAIARFSPVMQQVIGHAQKGKFVIGICNGFQVLTEAGLLPGALTRNRDLHFICDRLPLKVERTNLPWTQAYSTGEIITVPIAHGEGRFYADAVTLTEIEDHEQVVFRYEGDNPNGSLNNIAGICNRQGNVLGMMPHPERASDTILGGSDGLRLFQGLLEIWV from the coding sequence ATGACAAAATTCGGCGTTTTGGTTTTTCCAGGTTCTAATTGTGATCGCGATGTTGCTTATGTTACCAGAGACTTGCTGGAGCAACCAACTCGCATGATTTGGCATCAAGAAACGGACATTGCTGATGTGGATGTGGTGGTCATCCCTGGTGGCTTTAGTTACGGGGATTATCTCCGCTGTGGTGCGATCGCTCGATTTTCGCCTGTGATGCAGCAGGTGATCGGACATGCCCAAAAGGGTAAATTTGTCATCGGTATTTGTAACGGATTTCAGGTATTAACTGAAGCGGGACTATTACCAGGAGCATTAACGAGAAATCGGGATTTGCATTTTATCTGCGATCGCCTCCCCCTCAAAGTCGAGCGTACCAATCTCCCTTGGACACAAGCTTATAGCACTGGTGAAATTATCACAGTGCCCATAGCCCACGGAGAAGGACGATTTTACGCTGATGCAGTCACTCTTACAGAAATTGAAGATCACGAGCAAGTTGTATTTCGCTATGAGGGGGATAACCCCAATGGCTCACTCAACAACATAGCAGGCATTTGTAACCGTCAAGGCAATGTTTTAGGAATGATGCCCCACCCAGAGAGAGCGTCTGATACAATATTAGGCGGTAGCGACGGCTTGAGGTTGTTCCAGGGTTTATTAGAAATTTGGGTCTAA
- a CDS encoding Uma2 family endonuclease, producing MQNTETTLKLRLWTVEEYHRMAEAGIFGGDERVELLAGKIIWMSAKGTAHRSAVARTDRLLQNSLRNLALICVQDPVKLNERSEPEPDIAVVKVDPLDYADHHPTPGEIYLIIEVADSSLKVDCETKAQAYSQAGIRDYWVLDVVNRQLHIFREPTEDGYQNEIILGENGTISPLQFPDLQIAIFDMLPLNLN from the coding sequence ATGCAAAACACAGAAACAACCTTAAAACTTCGCCTGTGGACAGTTGAAGAATACCATCGGATGGCGGAGGCTGGGATTTTTGGTGGTGATGAACGAGTGGAACTGTTAGCAGGAAAGATAATTTGGATGAGTGCTAAAGGAACAGCCCATCGGTCAGCCGTCGCGAGGACAGATAGATTACTGCAAAATAGTTTAAGGAATCTAGCTCTGATATGTGTTCAAGACCCAGTAAAGTTAAATGAACGGTCTGAACCAGAACCGGATATTGCTGTGGTAAAAGTAGACCCCCTGGACTATGCAGACCATCATCCTACACCTGGGGAAATTTATCTAATTATTGAAGTAGCAGATAGCAGTTTGAAAGTAGATTGTGAAACTAAAGCTCAAGCTTATTCCCAAGCAGGAATTAGAGATTATTGGGTATTAGATGTGGTTAATCGTCAACTACATATCTTCCGAGAACCCACTGAAGATGGTTATCAAAATGAAATTATTTTGGGTGAAAATGGGACTATTTCGCCGCTACAGTTTCCTGATTTGCAGATTGCGATATTTGATATGCTACCACTAAACCTAAACTAG